The Coffea arabica cultivar ET-39 chromosome 1e, Coffea Arabica ET-39 HiFi, whole genome shotgun sequence genome has a window encoding:
- the LOC113692021 gene encoding uncharacterized protein produces MDHITNIPFSLYDRKDRLFWNYSKSGVYTMKTGYVVAKGQSESMNRSLAHDPETSWEIRKHTVWKKLWGLNVKVKLKHFLWRCMQNGLATNEALYKRLGNGNKICHCCGEEIETIEHIFFFCPKAQVVWKLAPVRWEGLVALQSNLWRWWEAVIQSARESEGKARNKLTFQSEIVDAKVIVDKAQQEWIEYEAANESDTRAKLSLEMEGRVQQRWEPPKEGTMMINTDAAISTKMVRSGLEIIARNWHGVIVKAKGITERRKGEAATEETLAIRGALEMAHDAG; encoded by the exons ATGGATCATATAACCAATATCCCCTTTAGTTTATATGATAGAAAAGACAGATTGTTCTGGAACTATAGCAAGTCTGGGGTTTACACTATGAAGACAGGATATGTTGTTGCAAAGGGGCAAAGTGAAAGTATGAACCGAAGCCTAGCACATGATCCGGAAACCAGCTGGGAAATTAGAAAGCATACAGTGTGGAAAAAATTGTGGGGCTTGAATGTCAAGGTGAAACTGAAACACTTTTTATGGAGATGTATGCAAAATGGACTGGCCACTAATGAAGCTCTCTACAAGAGATTAGGGAACGGTAACAAGATATGTCACTGTTGTGGAGAGGAAATTGAAACCATTGAGCACATTTTCTTCTTCTGCCCAAAAGCTCAAGTGGTATGGAAGTTAGCTCCTGTAAGGTGGGAGGGCTTAGTTGCACTACAAAGTAACTTGTGGAGATGGTGGGAAGCTGTGATACAATCAGCAAGGGAGTCTGAAGGA AAAGCTAGAAACAAGTTAACATTCCAGAGTGAGATTGTGGATGCAAAAGTAATAGTAGACAAAGCTCAACAAGAATGGATCGAGTATGAGGCAGCAAATGAATCAGACACAAGAGCAAAGTTATCTCTAGAAATGGAGGGACGGGTCCAACAGCGATGGGAGCCTCCTAAGGAAGGAACAATGATGATCAACACAGATGCTGCAATTTCAACTAAAATGGTCAGATCAGGATTGGAGATCATAGCAAGGAACTGGCATGGGGTGATAGTGAAAGCTAAGGGAATCACTGAGAGAAGGAAAGGGGAAGCAGCCACAGAGGAAACTCTAGCAATCAGAGGTGCGCTGGAAATGGCTCATGATGCAGGATAG